TTATATTCATCATGGTAATAGTCATTTTGATTTAAATGATAAAGATGATGTATTGCTCCAAGAGATTGGTAATTGGGTAAGGCATTCGGGTAAATACCAAACCATGTCAAACGTTGGGCAAGTGGTGCTACAATTGATTGAAGCGTTGATTGTTCATAAAAACAGCACTGAATTTGCCAGCAAAAAAGACATTATTTTGCACACTTTGGCTCAAATATCAAGCAATGAGCAAAGTTTGGCGTTTGTTGAAGAGATTAAAGAGTATTTGCGTTTTACCAATGCATCTACCGATGATTTATTAAAAAAATACCCAAAACCATTACAGCGGTCGGTGATATTATTTGTCAGTCGTGATGATGTGTTGGAGCTTTGGCAAAAAACTGGTATTTATACCAGTGAGCTTGGAGAGATTGATATGTTGTTGGCAAGTTTATTGTTTGCTGTGGCGACAGGTTGGCAAGGGTTGTCCAAAGAATTTAAATGCTATGCCGATAAACAAAACCATAGCCAAAAGCTATTTACGCAACTGGCACAGAATATGACGATTGTTTCAGGATTGACAAATGCCCAAGAAATCAAAACACCATTATCGGATATTTGGTTTGGTAATTTTAACACATCAATGCAAAAATTATTGGTACTTATCAATGACCGTGAAAACTTAAATCTAGTAACGTATGAAATTGTATTGCCAGAAGACATTGCATTGTCTGCTAAGGGTGGTAAAGTCATTATTAAGACCGCAGGAAAAAAACCAAAAATCAATGATGTGATTGATGAAAAAGGGTTTTGGGCGTATTTTAGGCAAATGAGCTGGTTTGATTTTGACAAAGACAGAGAATTGCAAAGTATGGCTAAAAAATCATGAAAATGATTCCACCCATGCTATATCATACGGAAAGTAAGGCAGAACAGACGGTCTTTAATCATTTAAAGCAAAGTTTTGTGGATAAAGACCAATATGTTGTCATGCATTCTGTTAAATTGCATCATCATCCCAAAAAACGGTTTGGGGAGATTGATTTTTTGCTTTGCACGAATTATGGCTTATTTGTGCTGGAAATCAAAGGCGGTCGGGTGAGCTGCCAAAATGGCATTTGGTACTACCAAGACAAAACGGGTCATACCAATACAGGTGGTTCACCATTTCATCAGGCGGACACTGCCATGCAAGCATTAAGACAATCTTTGTTGGTAAAATTTGACAAAGCATGGGTGGATAAAATTTGTTTTGGTTATGGCGTGATATTAACAGACAGTCGTTTGCCAAATCATGTGATTGAAACCTTGGAATGTGAAAAACCCATGATTTGTCATGGTGGCGAACATCAATCTTTACAAAAATGGCTTTTGGCATTTTTTAACTACTGGCAAAAACGCAATAAAAAAATCATGCCCATGGTGGATAGGATGAGCGATAAGATGTTGTCTGATATTGTTCAATACATTCGCCCAAATTTTGTATCTTGTGATGATGTTGATGAAGATAAAAAAGAGCAAAATATTAACAATGACTTTTATATTACCACATCAAACATTCAAGAAAAAAATCATGAAATTAAGCAAAATGCCACAGACCAACCAATCATCAATCGCCAGTCATTGCAAAACGCATCAATGGATGAATTTTTAAATCAATGTTTGGTAGATTTCTATGAAAAAAAAGTGGGCGATGATTATATATTGGCAAAAGACATTACCATTATTACAGATGATAAGAAAAAGTGTGATGAAATTAAAAGTACGCTAAAAAATAAAGGCGTGCTCATCAAAGAGTCCGACAGTTATTCTTTTAAACGCAGACGAGCTGATGAGATGACGCTCATGACAATGCAGGATTTGCCCGTGATACACAACAAAATTTTGATAGCAGTCATCAAAAAAGACAATCAAGAAAAACAGCAAACGCTCATTGAGCAAAACGCCACGCATATCGCACAACTGTTTTATTATTAGCCTTTATAAGACTTGTAAAATCATGCTATAATACCGCAAATTTTTACTTGTCAGACTTGGAAAAACACCATGCCAACCCCCT
This Moraxella sp. K1664 DNA region includes the following protein-coding sequences:
- a CDS encoding nuclease-related domain-containing protein, with the protein product MKMIPPMLYHTESKAEQTVFNHLKQSFVDKDQYVVMHSVKLHHHPKKRFGEIDFLLCTNYGLFVLEIKGGRVSCQNGIWYYQDKTGHTNTGGSPFHQADTAMQALRQSLLVKFDKAWVDKICFGYGVILTDSRLPNHVIETLECEKPMICHGGEHQSLQKWLLAFFNYWQKRNKKIMPMVDRMSDKMLSDIVQYIRPNFVSCDDVDEDKKEQNINNDFYITTSNIQEKNHEIKQNATDQPIINRQSLQNASMDEFLNQCLVDFYEKKVGDDYILAKDITIITDDKKKCDEIKSTLKNKGVLIKESDSYSFKRRRADEMTLMTMQDLPVIHNKILIAVIKKDNQEKQQTLIEQNATHIAQLFYY